The genomic DNA CTGCTCCTGAAATTAATCCAAAGAACCTTAAAGGTATACCATACACTTAGAAAAACCTGATGTAATGGTTTAAGGGATGGAGTACACTTCAGAAGCTACTCATACCAAGTGACATCCctgtttttaacagtttctgaATGAGATGTCGATCTGATGTTTCTCCTTCATTGAATGCCTTGTGACACCTCTTGACAAACTCTGCTGAAAGGACTTTTGATAAGTCAAATCCTTCTTCTCTCAAACCTTGGAACACTGCATAAAGCTTGACCCtggagaaaaataacaaaccaaGTTTGATCACACATCAattgatgaattttaaaaaccaTCAGAGCAGTTCACAACTGAGgatcaaaaaaccaaaaccaaggtaatcaTAActgccaatcagagcaaaggttAACATCATTATTgaccaatgagaattcaaaaagtaaaaacaggcaacCAACTTGAAGCCCAGGAAAATATAATTGACCAAATTGAGATTGCTTTAAGTTTAGTATTTGACTGGTTGAAATGGTGGGGTGAGTCTTCTCAAAGCAATCCAGGATCACTTTCAATACTTAGCTGAAAACTGCTCTGACCCAGACATGTCACTAATATTTACATTGGACAGCTGCCTAGTCAATACCTATTTCACCATTAATaaaccagcctgatttgagtACTAATATGACAGTGcccatcatgcttgtaattggacagtgtaataggataGTTGCCACTTCATGCTTGCAGAAGTGGAAAGTAATTGTCATAAGCATGCGCTGTTGTTGTGCATTTCACATggttaattgttgttgtttttttttttaaaaacttataaCAAATGcttatttctttctcaaattttcaaattgttgttttttcataaaaaaaaacttataacaaatgcttatttctttcttaaattttcatagttttgattaattggtaacaggcctttGTGTCGcccaattctgtttgtaatcatactCTTGATAAACAAATCATATTCCTGCTTTACAGTCATCAGATTTTGTTAATACTCATATGATGAGAGACCAAAGTGGACcctcagtcctattaccattatgtattaattaattaaattgtgTAAGTAAATTTATACCAAAATTCCCAGCAAATTGCTACAGGTAATCTGTTAATTACATTGTGTATGTAAATTTATACCAAAATTCCCAGCAAATTGCCCACAGGTAATTTGTTAATCTATCAGTAAACAACTATTGCTAAATTGTTAACAGTGAAATGGATAAGAAGTtaggagttaaaaaaagaacCTGAATACTGCCTTAGATATTACAAGTAAACAAGTTATAGGTGCTATTTGTTAAGaatatctttttcatttaataCATTTATTGTGACAACTTCCTCAGCCTAAAGTGGCATTCAAGGTATTTGCCATCTTGTCCTGTTACCTGTTCATACCAAGTAGTCTTGGTTTGatgctattttgttttgaattttttgattGAGCCAGGATGCATCTGTCCTATAGGTGTAGATTTTCTTCATcaaagagaaataatttttgaagcTTTTCGTGTTTTATCGTGTTAAATGCAAGCTTTAATCAGTTTAGTTAAGCATTTCCTGTACCGAGGAAATAACTCAAAAGTTTGGAAAATCTCTCCCTTTACATCAGCGAAAGTTAAATTCACCTTAAGATTTCAAATAGGATTGTATATTTGTAGATCAAATTTCGTGGAGTGGAATCGAAATATACTAACAAAGAGTTtctctttttatcttttctttatAGCGATTCCGCCTGACTGAAAATGGGTTGCTTTACCTTGTAAAAGATTTAGTAAAATTTAACAGTTTCAATATTAGCTTCTTCTAAAAAGTTACTGCCTATGTAAATCATTCATCAGTTCTATTTTCGCGAAGAACTTCAGGTAGCAAACCGTTCAAGTATCTGACGTGACACAATTGgcatgaaattaaatttcaaacgaTGCTCTCAACAGTGTCTTAATTGTAAACACAAAAAGATACCTTTATATTTACCTTGTGTCTCCAGCTTTTAAAGCCTTTGAAACGACATCTAACTCACTTAGTTCGGATACCAATACCTCATTCTTCCCTGAGTCGAAGAGCTGAATAACAACAAAACCGCATGGAGTTACAAGCTAAACAAATTTTGTAAACATTAACTGTCGGGGtaacaaagcgaaaaaaaagtAAGACGAAAGGATTAAAATACATACCGTTCGATATATGTCACACTGAACGGCATTCGGCAGTGAGCGATACTCTAACTTGAATAAATCACAATTCCTAACTGTTGTAAAAGTTGCTAAATCATACAAACTATGAACTCTTCTGCCTGCCGCCATGTTTACATCCTTTCTGCCTATCACTCTGCTTCCCATGAGAACTTGCAGTTTTACCGGAAATTAAATTGGGACTACAAAAACTTCCGGTCTGAAGACTGGcgccaaaattaaatttacccGCCATATTGAATAAAGCAAGAAATCGCTACTGAGTTTTGTCAGACATTTTTTCGTGGGAAAATGGTAAATTTGAgattcattttgaaattgacTTACCTTACGCTATtctttgtgttttatttcatatCGTAGTACTCGTTAATTTCGACTATTTTCAGTCAAAAAAGCGTGGGTTGAGTTTGGAAGAGAAGAGAACACGAATGTTGGAGCTTTTCTTTGAAAGGGTAAGCTGCAGAGTGCATTAGTTCAGAGCTATTAACAGCTACGGTAATGTTTATCTGGCTTCGTTACAGAATATTTCAATCTGGTTGATCGATTACAGCTGTAGACTCTTTAGGCAACAAATGGGCTCCTGATATCTaccaaaataatttgtttccaaaattaTTAACAATTTAAAACTTCAAGTTTCCGAgactttcctttttatttcacatCAACAGAAGGAATTTTTTCTACTCAAGGAGTTGGAGAAAATCGCTCCAAAAGAGAAAGGCATTAGTAAGTCAAAATGCAGTGCATCTAAATGTCTTCTGTTGTCTTTGACATCTGTAGatttgatgttaactttttgttgttgttgttaagcTTCCATGTCTGTCAAGGAAGTTGTACAAAGCTTGGTGGATGACAATCTAGTGGATACTGATAAAATTGGTACCTCTGTTTATTTCTGGGCCTATCCAAGCAAAGCAATACATACAGTAAGTTGACAATAGATTTGGCATCAGAAATATTGTGAAGAGTATAATATCAGAGGCCCCCAAGAGACTGATTAAAATAGTTCCAAATAAACAGAAGGGTTATGGTAGACAGGGGTACATTCCTCtctattatcatcatcaccatcaatTTGTGTCTCTACCTTTTTTTCTCCCTGGTACTAACaaaattttttaggaaataCCTCCCACTCTATCCTTGTCACTGGCTTGCCGACATTCAAGCTCctgttgtgatttttttcccctttccccCTCTTACTCCAAGATTTACATCCATGCACCCCCATTGCACAGTTTAGTTCCAAACTACACTCCTTTTTTAAACCCAGAGACAACAAAAACTGACACAACTTACAGAGCAAGTCAATGagtgtgaaaagaaaattgcctCTACAACAAAACTACTAAAGCAAGCAGGCAGTGGCAGAGAACAGTCTGTGAGTATCACCAACCTTCTGTTTAGCAATCTAATTAGACCTAAAattataaatcttttgtctatTGGTCAATAGGTTGTAGCTTACATTTTTATGACTTCATTTGTTATCCTGTAATTGTCTACTATTTGATTGTGTTATGCACTTGAATAAAACAATCTCAAATGTTTGGCCTagtgaaatttcatttcatttaattgaatttaaaaaaattggaagactcagtaaattttaaaacatcctTTTGTGAGGATAATTATTTATGGATCATTTTTGCAAAATAGgatgaaagaaatttgattctTGAAGAGCTgactcaaaaagaaaaactttgtaaagaaCTGGAACAAGAGCTTGAGAGATATCGTGAATGTGACCCAGAAGTGCTAGAAAActtacaaaaggaaacactGATGTCGAAGGAAGGTGCCAATCGCTGGACTGACAACGTGTTTACAATCAAATCCTGGTGTGAACGCAAGTTTGggctggaaaagaaaatgatcgaCAAAAGCTTTGGAATTCCAGAAGACTTTGATTATGTGGAATAGACAACAAGACATCCAAGTTTGTACTTGATGTTAGTTTACTGAGCATTACTACTTCAATGGATCTTTTAAGTTTTTCCTCTGGTTATTCTCAGAGCTGGAAATGGCACTCTGCCGGTCAACCCACTGCAGTTCTTGGTAACATATATTAGCAAACTGTAATTCCTTTCTACTACTGTAATTTCTTAGGAGCAGTTTTCCATTTTACTTTGATATCAATTAGTTTATACCAGCTTCCAGCCATGTCATCCAGCCATATATTCTGATAGAACCTCTTTTCAAGGTGGTACTAATAAGACTTTTCgtaaggaaaataaatataGCATTAACATTTATTGTGTACGTCTGTAGCAATGTCGCATAGGTTTGACTTAAGTGAAAAACCGTGAGaaatttatctcattttttgGACAATTATAAATGAGTCAAAGAGACTTAATATATTAACCacatttcagtttcaatttaaaTAACCTGCTTTATCTTAAAAGGCCACTCCCTTCTCAAGGGGTGAAGGAGAGGGAATCCTTTAATTTTAGTTCAATTGGGAATGGTTTAAAAATGCCTTGATGGTGAGAAGTTTTCTGCAAAATTAATGTTTTGGGGATATTGCACATGGAAAAGCAGGCATCATGGATAAGATGAATCTCCTTGAAACTTCTGCTTTATTCATTCCTAGGTTCCTCTCAtcagttttcttcaaaatccaacaattttttttgttgactttCCAAGCTGCTTCAGTCTGTTATACTCTGTTATATCCTCAGCCTGCAccatattttttctctttggatGAAGTTTCAATTTGTGTAGAGTTTCTGCAAAATAGTCAGGCAGAGGAGCTTTTATTATGATATTTCTTCCTTTGTAAAAGTTGGGTAAAGTTAATTGTCTTGCATGTAGGTGAAGAGGAATCAGTGCTCTTTGCCATTgtctaatttttccttttgctgtGGGGTTTTCCTTATTCTTTACACCTTGAATTTGAAGAAGTTGTAGTAAACGCAGAGG from Pocillopora verrucosa isolate sample1 chromosome 2, ASM3666991v2, whole genome shotgun sequence includes the following:
- the LOC131782494 gene encoding meiotic nuclear division protein 1 homolog isoform X2, whose translation is MSKKRGLSLEEKRTRMLELFFERKEFFLLKELEKIAPKEKGITSMSVKEVVQSLVDDNLVDTDKIGTSVYFWAYPSKAIHTDERNLILEELTQKEKLCKELEQELERYRECDPEVLENLQKETLMSKEGANRWTDNVFTIKSWCERKFGLEKKMIDKSFGIPEDFDYVE
- the LOC131782494 gene encoding meiotic nuclear division protein 1 homolog isoform X1 — its product is MSKKRGLSLEEKRTRMLELFFERKEFFLLKELEKIAPKEKGITSMSVKEVVQSLVDDNLVDTDKIGTSVYFWAYPSKAIHTRQQKLTQLTEQVNECEKKIASTTKLLKQAGSGREQSDERNLILEELTQKEKLCKELEQELERYRECDPEVLENLQKETLMSKEGANRWTDNVFTIKSWCERKFGLEKKMIDKSFGIPEDFDYVE